A region of Rhodamnia argentea isolate NSW1041297 chromosome 9, ASM2092103v1, whole genome shotgun sequence DNA encodes the following proteins:
- the LOC115739656 gene encoding monothiol glutaredoxin-S17 has translation MGGSVKEVRSKQELDAVVKGGAPSVLHFWASWCDASKHMDQVFSHLSTDFPLANFLRVEAEEQPEISETYAVSAVPYFVFLKDGKVVDTLEGANPSSLANKVAKVAGSINPGAPAAPASLGMAAGPAVLETVQEFARGNGSFQVQQHGEPVKIDALKVRLQQLIDSHPVMLFMKGSPEAPKCGFSQKVTDILKKEGVKFGTFDILSDTEVREGLKKFSNWPTFPQLYCKGELLGGCDIVTAMHDSGELTEVFRGHGISIAASDEATNEETGSGKAGITESTGLSSALTSRLESLTNSSQVMLFMKGKPDEPKCGFSRKVVEILRQEKVEFESFDILSDDEVRQGLKVYSNWSSYPQLYIKGELIGGSDIVLDMQKSGQLEKVLLEKGIVRKENLEDRLRKLVSLSPVMLFMKGTPDAPRCGFSSKVVNALNEEGVAFGSFDILTDEEVRLGLKAFSKWPTFPQLYYKGELIGGCDIVMDLKNGGELKATLSE, from the exons ATGGGAGGTTCTGTGAAGGAAGTCCGATCGAAGCAAGAGCTCGACGCCGTCGTGAAGGGCGGAGCTCCGTCGGTCCTCCATTTCTGGGCCTCCTGGTGCGATGCGTCCAAGCACATGGACCAAGTCTTCTCTCACCTCTCCACCGATTTCCCCCTCGCCAATTTCCTCCGG GTTGAGGCTGAAGAGCAACCTGAGATATCTGAGACTTATGCAGTGTCTGCTGTGCCCTACTTTGTGTTTCTCAAG GATGGTAAAGTTGTTGACACGTTGGAAGGTGCAAATCCATCTAGTCTGGCTAACAAAGTAGCTAAAGTTGCAGGATCGATCAACCCTGGTGCACCTGCAGCTCCTGCCAGTCTTGGGATGGCTGCAGGACCTGCAGTTCTTGAGACAGTGCAGGAGTTTGCAAGGGGAAATGGTTCTTTCCAAGTGCAGCAACATGGGGAACCTGTTAAAATTGACGCACTTAAAGTTCGACTGCAGCAGCTAATTGATTCTCATCCAGTAATGCTATTCATGAAAGGAAGCCCTGAAGCCCCTAAGTGTGGATTCAGCCAAAAAGTTACAGATATTTTGAAGAAAGAAGGGGTCAAATTTGGAACATTTGACATCTTATCTGACACTGAGGTTCGTGAGGGATTGAAGAAGTTTTCAAATTGGCCAACTTTTCCCCAGCTTTACTGCAAGGGAGAACTGCTTGGGGGATGTGACATAGTAACTGCCATGCATGATAGTGGTGAACTGACAGAAGTTTTCAGGGGTCATGGGATCAGTATTGCTGCTTCTGATGAGGCAACAAATGAAGAAACTGGAAGTGGTAAGGCTGGCATCACAGAATCCACTGGCTTGAGTTCAGCTCTTACATCTCGGCTTGAAAGCCTCACAAATTCAAGTCAAGTCATGCTATTTATGAAGGGAAAACCTGATGAGCCCAAGTGTGGTTTCAGCAGAAAGGTAGTTGAGATACTTAGACAAGAGAAAGTGGAGTTTGAGAGCTTTGACATTCTCTCTGATGATGAGGTCCGCCAAGGGCTCAAAGTTTATTCGAACTGGTCCAGCTATCCCCAGCTTTATATCAAGGGTGAACTCATTGGAGGATCGGACATTGTATTGGACATGCAGAAAAGTGGGCAACTTGAGAAGGTTTTACTCGAGAAAGGAATTGTTCGGAAAGAAAATCTCGAAGACCGTCTTAGGAAGTTGGTTAGCTTGTCACCTGTTATGCTTTTCATGAAGGGCACCCCTGATGCTCCTCGGTGTGGATTTAGCTCCAAGGTTGTGAATGCCCTTAATGAGGAGGGGGTTGCCTTCGGCTCCTTCGATATTTTAACCGACGAAGAAGTAAGGCTAGGTCTTAAAGCCTTCTCCAAATGGCCTACCTTTCCCCAACTTTACTACAAAGGCGAGCTAATAGGAGGCTGTGATATTGTAATGGATCTTAAAAATGGTGGAGAGCTAAAGGCCACCCTATCTGAGTAG
- the LOC115739657 gene encoding pentatricopeptide repeat-containing protein At4g21705, mitochondrial, with product MNAWAALVRTQIWIRLSQAVTSSQSRGYYKSRTRKPNLYSEVSPLGNPGRSVAPVLDGWVQGGNKVRFAELQRIIRDFRRRKRFSHALEVSEWTQKNGLFVFSPVEHAVQLDLIGRVHGLLSAENYFANLMDHEKTYKTYGALLSCYVRQHQVEKSLSHIQKMREKGFDLTALTYNNMMCLFTKIGQHDKVPDVLAEMKENKVLPDNFSYRICMNSYGERSDIEGMEELLREMETQPHIAVDWNTYAVAANFYIKPGLTKKALDALKRSEERLTGKDGIGYNQLISLHTTLGNRTEILRLWELEKIACKRCINKDYINILKSLVKLGELEEAEKVLKEWESSGNCHDFRIPDTVIAAYSEKGLPEKAKMLLENLMDKGKETTPDSWAGVAAGYWYKGDVDKAVKSMKVAFSLPLTNKRWKPDPKLITAILNWLGDNGSVADVEAFAGFLSTVPVSREIDDALRRAGSRESKI from the exons ATGAACGCTTGGGCGGCTCTGGTCCGCACTCAAATCTGGATACGACTTTCCCAAGCCGTGACCAGCTCGCAGAGCAGAGGTTACTACAAGAGCAGGACCCGCAAGCCCAACCTCTACTCCGAGGTCAGTCCTCTCGGAAACCCTGGCCGGAGCGTCGCTCCGGTGCTCGACGGCTGGGTCCAGGGAGGCAACAAGGTCCGGTTCGCGGAGCTCCAGCGCATAATCCGCGACTTTCGCCGCCGCAAAAGATTCTCTCACGCGCTCGAG GTCTCTGAATGGACGCAAAAGAAcggtctttttgttttttcacctGTGGAACATGCTGTGCAGTTAGATTTAATAGGGAGGGTCCACGGATTACTTTCAGCTGAAAACTACTTTGCGAACTTGATGGACCATGAAAAAACTTACAAGACATATGGAGCTCTTCTTAGTTGTTATGTAAGGCAGCACCAGGTGGAGAAGTCCTTGTCTCATATCCAGAAAATGAGGGAGAAGGGTTTTGACTTGACGGCTCTCACTTACAACAACATGATGTGCTTGTTCACAAAAATTGGACAGCATGATAAGGTACCTGATGTTTTAGCCGAGATGAAAGAGAACAAAGTGTTGCCTGATAATTTTAGCTATAGGATCTGTATGAATTCCTATGGTGAGAGATCTGACATAGAGGGAATGGAAGAACTCCTTAGAGAGATGGAAACCCAACCTCACATAGCCGTGGACTGGAATACGTACGCCGTTGCTGCAAATTTTTATATAAAACCAGGGCTGACAAAGAAGGCGCTTGATGCCCTAAAGAGATCTGAAGAGAGACTAACTGGTAAAGATGGGATTGGATATAACCAATTGATATCACTCCATACTACTCTTGGAAACAGGACAGAAATTTTGAGGTTGTGGGAACTGGAGAAAATTGCTTGCAAGAGGTGCATAAACAAGGATTATATTAACATACTAAAATCTCTGGTGAAGCTTGGTGAGCTTGAAGAAGCTGAGAAAGTGCTGAAGGAGTGGGAATCATCTGGTAACTGTCATGATTTTCGAATACCAGATACTGTCATAGCAGCTTATTCTGAAAAGGGGTTGCCTGAGAAAGCCAAAATGCTCCTCGAGAATTTGAtggacaaaggaaaagaaactactCCAGACAGTTGGGCGGGAGTGGCTGCAGGATATTGGTACAAAGGTGATGTGGACAAAGCAGTGAAGAGCATGAAGGTGGCCTTCTCTCTTCCCCTGACAAATAAAAGATGGAAGCCTGATCCTAAGTTGATTACAGCAATTCTAAATTGGCTCGGTGACAATGGTAGTGTGGCAGATGTGGAAGCCTTTGCAGGCTTCTTATCCACAGTTCCTGTTAGCAGAGAAATCGATGATGCTCTGCGAAGGGCTGGTTCGAGAGAGAGTAAGATATAG